A single Halarcobacter anaerophilus DNA region contains:
- a CDS encoding PAS domain-containing protein, translating into MEYNESEFLIETIVPKNELIISRTDLKGVITYVNDTFAQISGYEEEELIGNPHNIVRHPDMPKKIFRQMWEKLQNKQKWEGVIKNLRKDHGFYWVHAIISGVYKDNHLVEYKSIRTPITYETKLKYQKLYDQYRNIDKENIRRVVYS; encoded by the coding sequence ATGGAATATAATGAGAGTGAATTTCTAATAGAAACAATAGTTCCAAAAAATGAACTTATTATTTCAAGAACAGATTTAAAAGGTGTTATTACCTACGTAAATGACACCTTTGCTCAAATTAGCGGTTATGAAGAAGAGGAATTAATAGGAAATCCTCATAATATAGTAAGACATCCGGATATGCCAAAAAAAATCTTTAGGCAGATGTGGGAAAAACTCCAAAACAAGCAAAAATGGGAAGGAGTTATAAAAAACTTAAGAAAAGATCATGGATTTTATTGGGTCCATGCAATAATAAGCGGTGTTTATAAAGACAATCACTTAGTAGAATACAAATCAATAAGAACTCCAATAACTTACGAAACAAAACTAAAATATCAAAAACTCTATGATCAATATAGAAATATTGATAAAGAGAATATTCGAAGAGTAGTCTATTCATAA
- a CDS encoding cytochrome c3 family protein: protein MEKIKKSKSKVIVPLSLVLVGLIVGLIISFGSSVGVKHTSDKNYCASCHTMQPVVDSYKMDIHGGAGEHGIEVKCVYCHLPQDSMANYLITKVKTGMHDLYVENFEDTSKIDWHKMREHRESFTYDSACLNCHTNLKNATESNLKAFNAHRKYFAKTTDKTCVGCHENVGHKDLGLYLPKN from the coding sequence ATGGAAAAGATTAAAAAATCCAAATCCAAAGTCATTGTTCCGTTATCACTTGTTTTAGTCGGGCTTATTGTAGGTCTGATTATTTCGTTTGGTAGCTCAGTCGGGGTAAAACATACAAGCGATAAAAACTACTGTGCAAGCTGTCACACCATGCAACCCGTTGTTGATTCATATAAAATGGATATACATGGAGGAGCAGGAGAGCACGGCATAGAAGTAAAATGTGTTTATTGTCATTTACCGCAAGACTCAATGGCTAATTACTTAATCACTAAGGTTAAAACAGGAATGCATGATTTATATGTAGAAAACTTTGAAGATACTTCAAAAATAGATTGGCATAAGATGAGAGAACACAGAGAATCTTTCACTTATGATAGTGCCTGCCTTAATTGTCACACAAATCTTAAAAATGCAACAGAATCAAATCTAAAAGCATTTAATGCACACAGAAAGTATTTTGCAAAAACTACAGATAAAACTTGTGTTGGTTGTCACGAGAATGTAGGACATAAAGATTTAGGTTTATATTTGCCTAAAAATTAA
- a CDS encoding multiheme c-type cytochrome gives MLKKLLLSIFASSIMLFAANVGDLSSVKTLKVDRDMTKIGKSCVECHAKETPGMVNDWKESRHGHVGISCIDCHQVKKDSPMATQACPGVKGTEVYISLLVTPKTCQRCHPNEVKEFEESGHARAGLQVHAKAGMQSLIHHFEGADNPHTKGSPEATGCMQCHGRVVELDSNKRPTPQTWPQAGMGTIYPDGSVGNCATCHTRHKFSIEEARKPAACASCHLGPDHPDIEIYNNSKHGHIFNAEGNKWKYDSAPDAWEPGDYRAPTCATCHMSGIGDLKTTHNISRRLKWNLWAPKSNLRDGGFDNAVKVWKEEGKFTKGNPVAGHPDGHKAARAEMEQVCKSCHSTLHTKNFFEMADKHVILYNESYYAPAKKMLDELKEKGLIEKDQWTDEFFKIYYHLWHHQGRRMRQGALMNGPDYAHWHGVFELQQDIRAMKKIYEHRIKTGKID, from the coding sequence ATGTTAAAGAAGTTACTGTTATCAATATTTGCTTCAAGTATTATGCTTTTTGCGGCTAATGTCGGTGACTTAAGTTCAGTTAAAACCCTCAAAGTTGACAGGGATATGACAAAAATTGGAAAAAGCTGTGTAGAGTGTCATGCCAAAGAAACACCAGGCATGGTAAATGATTGGAAAGAGAGCCGCCACGGTCATGTGGGAATCTCATGTATTGATTGCCACCAAGTAAAAAAAGATTCACCAATGGCAACACAAGCCTGTCCAGGAGTAAAAGGGACAGAAGTATATATTTCGTTATTGGTTACTCCTAAAACTTGCCAAAGATGTCACCCTAACGAAGTAAAAGAGTTTGAAGAGAGTGGACATGCAAGAGCAGGTCTGCAAGTTCATGCAAAAGCAGGAATGCAGTCACTAATACACCATTTTGAAGGTGCAGATAATCCTCACACAAAAGGTTCACCCGAAGCAACAGGATGTATGCAATGCCACGGTAGAGTCGTGGAATTAGATTCAAACAAAAGACCGACACCCCAAACTTGGCCGCAAGCAGGAATGGGAACTATTTATCCCGATGGAAGTGTAGGAAACTGTGCTACTTGCCATACAAGACACAAATTCTCTATTGAAGAGGCTAGAAAACCTGCCGCTTGTGCTTCATGTCACTTAGGACCGGATCATCCTGATATTGAGATTTATAATAACTCAAAACACGGACATATTTTTAATGCAGAAGGAAATAAATGGAAATATGATTCAGCACCCGATGCTTGGGAACCGGGAGATTACAGAGCACCTACTTGTGCTACATGTCATATGAGTGGAATCGGAGATTTGAAAACAACTCACAATATAAGCAGAAGATTAAAATGGAATTTGTGGGCTCCAAAATCTAACCTAAGAGACGGCGGATTTGATAATGCCGTAAAAGTTTGGAAAGAAGAAGGTAAATTTACAAAAGGAAATCCTGTTGCAGGACATCCTGACGGACACAAAGCAGCAAGAGCAGAGATGGAACAAGTATGTAAATCTTGTCACAGTACATTACACACTAAAAACTTCTTTGAGATGGCAGATAAACATGTAATACTTTACAATGAGTCTTATTATGCACCTGCTAAAAAAATGTTAGATGAATTAAAAGAAAAAGGTTTGATTGAAAAGGATCAATGGACAGATGAATTCTTTAAAATCTACTATCATTTATGGCATCACCAAGGAAGAAGAATGAGACAAGGTGCATTAATGAATGGACCTGATTATGCTCACTGGCACGGTGTATTTGAACTTCAACAAGATATTAGAGCGATGAAAAAAATATACGAACATAGAATAAAAACCGGAAAAATCGACTAA
- a CDS encoding peptidylprolyl isomerase translates to MKLLVSLLLILLATNIYAKELLAIVNGNEITTDVTHNDFSTMNIDQKKIAIKRLIEKELAIEYALNSGIIKEKKFIDIFNHIIEKTKKNNNDLASKVKKSENSYSKEQIRSKKGLLAFDMLLDKKAKKLNPDINTLKKYYEINKQKYDTKKMYELLHIVVNTKKEASEIEKKLQKSKNPIKTFQELASKESLAPTKDKNGYLGQFYYENMPTELKQALKELKRGDYSKPFKTDFGYQIIYVMGYQDEVKRGYKESQINVKEDYIKETVINWAFEEINKLKEEAKIKIIFKG, encoded by the coding sequence ATGAAACTTTTAGTATCCCTGTTACTTATACTTCTTGCTACAAATATATATGCAAAAGAGTTGTTGGCAATTGTAAACGGAAATGAAATAACAACAGATGTAACCCATAATGACTTTTCAACCATGAATATAGATCAAAAGAAAATTGCAATAAAAAGATTGATTGAAAAAGAACTTGCAATAGAATATGCATTAAATAGCGGTATTATAAAAGAAAAAAAATTTATTGATATATTTAATCATATAATTGAAAAAACAAAAAAAAACAATAATGATTTAGCATCAAAAGTTAAAAAGAGTGAAAATAGCTATTCAAAAGAGCAAATAAGAAGTAAAAAAGGCTTATTGGCTTTTGATATGTTATTAGATAAAAAAGCTAAAAAATTAAATCCTGATATAAATACATTAAAAAAATATTATGAAATAAACAAACAAAAATATGATACAAAAAAAATGTATGAACTTTTACATATAGTTGTAAATACAAAAAAAGAAGCATCAGAAATAGAGAAAAAATTACAAAAAAGTAAAAATCCAATAAAAACATTCCAAGAACTAGCATCAAAAGAGTCTCTGGCGCCTACAAAAGACAAAAACGGTTACTTAGGACAATTCTATTATGAAAATATGCCCACAGAGCTAAAACAAGCTCTAAAAGAGCTAAAAAGAGGAGATTACAGTAAACCCTTTAAAACTGATTTCGGTTACCAAATAATATATGTAATGGGATATCAAGATGAAGTAAAAAGAGGATACAAAGAGAGTCAAATCAATGTCAAAGAAGATTATATAAAAGAGACTGTGATTAATTGGGCATTTGAAGAAATAAACAAATTAAAAGAAGAGGCAAAAATAAAAATCATTTTTAAAGGTTAA